A stretch of Agelaius phoeniceus isolate bAgePho1 chromosome 30, bAgePho1.hap1, whole genome shotgun sequence DNA encodes these proteins:
- the BMP10 gene encoding bone morphogenetic protein 10, which yields MDSVVLQLWAVLSLLVHLAACSPILSLEHSSLEEDVPLFDEILSEQDGVDFNTLLQNMKNEFLKTLNLSDIPLHESAKVDPPEYMLELYNRFATDRTSMPSANIIRSFKNEDLDSHPIGVTGTRRYPLLFNVSIPHHEEITMAELRLYTLVERDQRLYEGLDRKVTIFEVLDNIHLGAGEDRKMVALASRHIYGTSSEWESFEVTEAIRRWRRAGLTTHRLEVHIESREGEEQNGEGKLDIDINSEAKHLPLLVVYSDDQSNDRKEEKEELNEMIDHEQFLGLENLEVGNFHDQPGEEALLQMRSNIIYDSTARIRRNAKGNYCKKTPLYIDFKEIGWDSWIIAPAGYEAYECHGVCAYPLTEHVTPTKHAIVKTLVHLKNPQKASKACCVPTKLDPISILYLDAGVVTYKFKYEGMVVSECGCR from the exons ATGGATTCTGTCgtcctccagctctgggctgtcctCTCCCTCCTGGTTCACCTTGCagcctgcagtcccatcctgaGCTTGGAGCACTCTTCCCTGGAGGAAGATGTGCCTCTTTTTGATGAGATCCTCTCCGAGCAAGATGGGGTTGATTTCAACACGCTGCTCCAGAACATGAAAAATGAGTTTTTGAAGACGTTGAACCTCTCCGACATCCCCCTGCACGAGTCGGCCAAGGTGGACCCGCCAGAGTACATGCTAGAGCTGTACAACAGGTTTGCCACAGACAGGACATCGATGCCTTCTGCAAACATCATCAGGAGCTTCAAAAATGAAG ACCTGGATTCCCACCCTATAGGCGTGACAGGAACCCGGAGATACCCGCTGCTCTTCAACGTCTCCATCCCTCACCACGAGGAGATCACCATGGCAGAGCTGAGGCTCTACACCCTGGTGGAGCGGGACCAGAGGCTCTACGAAGGGCTCGACAGGAAGGTCACCATCTTCGAGGTGCTGGACAACATCCAcctgggggctggggaggaCAGGAAGATGGTGGCCCTGGCCTCCCGGCACATCTACGGCACGAGCAGCGAGTGGGAGAGCTTCGAGGTGACCGAGGCCATCCGGCGCTggcgcagggcagggctgaCCACGCACCGGCTGGAAGTTCACATcgagagcagggaaggggaggagcAGAACGGGGAAGGGAAACTCGACATCGACATCAACTCCGAGGCCAagcacctgcccctgctggTTGTGTACTCCGACGACCAAAGCAACGAcagaaaggaggagaaggaagagctgAACGAGATGATCGACCACGAGCAGTTCCTGGGCCTGGAGAACCTGGAGGTTGGCAACTTCCACGACCAGCCCGGCGAGGAGGCGCTGCTCCAGATGCGCTCCAACATCATCTACGACTCCACCGCCCGCATCCGCAGGAACGCCAAGGGCAACTACTGCAAAAAGACTCCTCTCTACATCGACTTCAAGGAGATTGGCTGGGACTCCTGGATCATCGCCCCGGCGGGCTACGAAGCGTACGAGTGCCACGGCGTGTGCGCCTACCCCTTGACGGAGCACGTCACGCCCACCAAGCACGCCATCGTCAAGACTTTGGTTCACCTGAAGAACCCCCAGAAAGCCTCCAAGGCCTGCTGCGTGCCCACCAAACTTGACCCCATCTCCATCCTCTACTTGGATGCAGGGGTGGTCACCTACAAGTTCAAGTACGAGGGCATGGTGGTGTCAGAGTGCGGCTGCAGATAG